In Halanaerobiales bacterium, the DNA window CTTTTACTCTTTTTTTGTATTCTAACATATCCTTTTTATCCAATGATTTTTTTAACTTTTTACCCTGTTTATTGACTATATCCATTAATTTATCAAGACGTTCTTTTATCTCACCATGTTTTATTTCTGATAATTTATCTTTAAAACTACTTTTTATTTCTGTTTTTCTAGATTTGCCTTTTATATTTTTTAATTTTGAACGATTGGAATGTGAAAGTTCATCAGTTTGAATTTTCAATTTAACAAACCTCCTTAAATCTTCACTCATATAATATTATTCGATAAAATAACATTTTTTCCTGCCTTAAAAGGGGATAATAAACAAAAAGACCTGGTAAAATTAACTACCAGGTCCAAAAAATAAATATATTTTATTAATTTTTCAATAA includes these proteins:
- a CDS encoding YaaR family protein, with translation MKIQTDELSHSNRSKLKNIKGKSRKTEIKSSFKDKLSEIKHGEIKERLDKLMDIVNKQGKKLKKSLDKKDMLEYKKRVKDFLRLIQKEFVQAKQSFSWDGSGNLKTYTIIEKVDKNLDQLHDLFLKEQADVLEVVRKIDEIRGLLIDLYI